A window from Balearica regulorum gibbericeps isolate bBalReg1 chromosome 1, bBalReg1.pri, whole genome shotgun sequence encodes these proteins:
- the MAPK11 gene encoding mitogen-activated protein kinase 11 isoform X3, protein MGADLNNIVKCQKLTDDHIQFLIYQLLRGLKYIHSAGIIHRDLKPSNLAVNEDCELRILDFGLARQTDDEMTGYVATRWYRAPEIMLNWMHYNQTVDIWSVGCIMAELLKGKALFPGNDYIDQLKRIMEIVGTPSSELLKKISSEHARKYIESLPHMPQQDLKAVFRGANPLAVDLLEKMLILDSDKRITASEALAHPYFVQYHDPDDEPEAELYDESIENKERTIDEWKELTYEEVISFKPPDLKMDSLEIEQ, encoded by the exons ATGGGTGCTGACCTGAATAACATCGTGAAGTGCCAGAAGTTAACAGATGACCATATACAGTTTCTTATCTATCAGTTACTTCGAGGTCTTAAG TATATTCACTCAGCTGGAATCATCCACCGG GACCTGAAGCCCAGTAACCTAGCTGTAAATGAAGACTGTGAATTAAGG atTTTAGACTTTGGTTTAGCTCGACAAACTGATGATGAAATGACCGGATATGTTGCAACAAGATGGTACAGAGCTCCAGAAATTATGTTAAACTGGATGCACTACAACCAAACAG TTGACATCTGGTCGGTTGGATGCATCATGGCAGAGCTATTGAAAGGGAAGGCCCTATTTCCAGGAAATGATT ATATTGATCAACTAAAGAGAATAATGGAAATTGTGGGCACTCCCAGTTCTGAACTTCTGAAGAAGATATCATCAGAACAT GcaagaaaatacattgaatCTCTTCCACATATGCCACAACAAGATTTGAAAGCAGTATTTCGTGGTGCCAATCCATTAG CTGTAGATCTTCTTGAGAAGATGCTTATACTAGACAGCGATAAAAGAATTACTGCCTCAGAAGCACTTGCACATCCATACTTTGTACAGTATCACGATCCGGATGATGAACCTGAGGCTGAGCTGTATGATGAGTCAATAGAGAACAAGGAGCGAACCATAGACGAATGGAAAG AACTTACCTACGAAGAAGTGATTAGCTTTAAACCCCCCGACTTAAAAATGGACAGCCTGGAGATAGAACAGTGA
- the MAPK11 gene encoding mitogen-activated protein kinase 11 isoform X2: MHSAYDTKTRQKVAVKKLSRPFQSLIHARRTYRELRLLKHMKHENVIGLLDVFTPATSIENFNEVYLVTNLMGADLNNIVKCQKLTDDHIQFLIYQLLRGLKYIHSAGIIHRDLKPSNLAVNEDCELRILDFGLARQTDDEMTGYVATRWYRAPEIMLNWMHYNQTVDIWSVGCIMAELLKGKALFPGNDYIDQLKRIMEIVGTPSSELLKKISSEHARKYIESLPHMPQQDLKAVFRGANPLAVDLLEKMLILDSDKRITASEALAHPYFVQYHDPDDEPEAELYDESIENKERTIDEWKELTYEEVISFKPPDLKMDSLEIEQ; this comes from the exons ttCAGCTTATGATACAAAAACAAGACAGAAGGTGGCAGTAAAAAAGCTCTCAAGACCTTTTCAATCGCTTATTCATGCGAGGAGGACCTACCGAGAGCTTAGGTTGCTTAAGCACATGAAGCATGAGAAC GTTATAGGATTGCTAGATGTTTTTACACCTGCAACATCAAtagaaaattttaatgaagt gtATCTTGTGACAAATTTAATGGGTGCTGACCTGAATAACATCGTGAAGTGCCAGAAGTTAACAGATGACCATATACAGTTTCTTATCTATCAGTTACTTCGAGGTCTTAAG TATATTCACTCAGCTGGAATCATCCACCGG GACCTGAAGCCCAGTAACCTAGCTGTAAATGAAGACTGTGAATTAAGG atTTTAGACTTTGGTTTAGCTCGACAAACTGATGATGAAATGACCGGATATGTTGCAACAAGATGGTACAGAGCTCCAGAAATTATGTTAAACTGGATGCACTACAACCAAACAG TTGACATCTGGTCGGTTGGATGCATCATGGCAGAGCTATTGAAAGGGAAGGCCCTATTTCCAGGAAATGATT ATATTGATCAACTAAAGAGAATAATGGAAATTGTGGGCACTCCCAGTTCTGAACTTCTGAAGAAGATATCATCAGAACAT GcaagaaaatacattgaatCTCTTCCACATATGCCACAACAAGATTTGAAAGCAGTATTTCGTGGTGCCAATCCATTAG CTGTAGATCTTCTTGAGAAGATGCTTATACTAGACAGCGATAAAAGAATTACTGCCTCAGAAGCACTTGCACATCCATACTTTGTACAGTATCACGATCCGGATGATGAACCTGAGGCTGAGCTGTATGATGAGTCAATAGAGAACAAGGAGCGAACCATAGACGAATGGAAAG AACTTACCTACGAAGAAGTGATTAGCTTTAAACCCCCCGACTTAAAAATGGACAGCCTGGAGATAGAACAGTGA